In Capsicum annuum cultivar UCD-10X-F1 chromosome 8, UCD10Xv1.1, whole genome shotgun sequence, the genomic window tttcgatcacatttttctttctttagctTCTAGTTTGCATAAGCTACCTCTTAACATCTTGCGAGATCACTTCTTATCCTCCCTTTTATCACTAATCTTTAGCATTGACAACGTTATAATTTCTTTTTGCAACTGAAGTGATGAGTCTCTGTGGGTAGAGTACTCTCTCCATGATTGTGCAAGTGACTGTAATATCAGATAAAGTTTAGGCAATTGGTCACTTGCGGATAGGGGAGCTGGTGAAGCGGATCCATGAGAATGTTGTTTGATTTCTCTCAGATAGTTTCTGAAGCATCCATGTCTCCCTAAAAAGGGTCTCTGGACTATGATTATAACTTTCCTGTTCTCTCTTTTAATCTGTTTGATTCTTGCTCTTAAAAGACGGAGAATGGACTGGTTGAAGCAGTTGCTGTTCTTATATCCAAGATGCCTAGAATGCGTCCTAGTCTGAGAGAAGAAAATTTAGGCGAGTGTTACAAAACCAAGCCTGACTTCATGAAGGTAATCTAGGCCTTTGCTAATGATCAGTGGCCTTTACTGGACAGCATTTAATGCCTTTTTCGCTGTTAGGCTTGGGAGAAGTGGAGGACACAAATAAGTAAACTGGACTGTAGTTCCTACTGGCTTCAATGTGATCACCAGCAGACGAGAGAAGGGCTGAAAAATTTGATCCAGATCATGTTGGGAAATCCTACTGTTCTATCAAATGCAACTTTCAACTGGATGGAGCTTTTTATATCCCATTTCTTATACATTAAGCCATTTACTGCGGTCAGTTCCCCTTTCAAATTGATCTAAACATCTAAGGTCACTTGGGTTGAGTCACTTTGTCGCAATCACTAAAAAGTTCTCTCTTTGTCGCACAATTATCCAAAAGTGGAGAGCAAGAAGATTCTTTTTCTGTTACATTTTCGTTACAATACACATTCTATTGTTGTATTGTAGGGTCTAGAGAGCATGCACAATTCTGCTCAGAAGTGCATGCAATTAAAGCCAGTTTCCAGCCCCCATAAGCTGTTTGGTCTTATACTTGGAATTCTTGGAGAAAATACTGAGGTGAACCACTCTAAAGATTTAACTTCTAACTTTTAGTTGATGTTTAATGTAGTGCAGAACTCACGAGCATATCCTATATGTTCAGGTTGTTCTAGCAGAGTGCTCAAGATCATTTGGCCCCTGGTTTGTTAATCTTCTCTTTCTGTGTATTTTTTGTATGAGTGGCTTGAGTACTTCAGCATTTTGTGCTCCGCTTGTTCACCTGATGCAAGTCTTTTTTTCATCTCTCAAGGATGATGGCGCATGCTGTAGAATTGTTGACAGCTGGGAGCACTCACGCAGATATTCTTTTGCATGAAGAGCGTTCCAAACTGGGGGGAGTTAGCATAGAAGAACTGCATAGACTTGTATATGCACAAGTACTGTCTTCTCATGCATTGACATGGCAAGTATGTGTGGATGCAAACTTGGGCAAATGAATGCCTGTTTTTTTTTACTTGCACCATTTACTTAAAACTCATTtcccaagaaacaaaaaaaacctATTACTTGAACACTTCATTTATCTTCCTGTGCATAAGGTTCAGCTTTCACCCTAAGTAAAGGAACACAAAAGACATGAGTGAGATTCAACATGTGTACATCCTACGTCCCCCAAAATGTATAAATAACAATTTGATGTTTCCGGATTGGAGACAATGTATAACTTACAGCTTCAGTTGAACCTTGGAACAATATCTAGATGCTGGAGAGCTTTTACCTATTAACACTCTTACACAGTTTGGATACATCATAGAATTTTATAATCTGCTTTTGCTGAGCCTGTATACTGGAAGCTCATTTTGTGGAGAAGTACAATACCGTTGTCTTAAAACTCAGTTCAGATTTTGGTTCTTCTACTCATATATTTTGGATCTTTGTTTTTTCACTTCCCTTCAGATTGCGCCAATATACTTGACTTCATGCATAAAACAAGGGATTGGATTATTGGAGAATTTGCTGTACAAGCAGCCTGTACAGCATAGTCAGATTCTGTTAAAGGTACTGTTTCCAGGGTGgcttttcttttgattccttgCTCTCATGATTTTGCTCTCTAATATATTGCTCTGCAGCCTTATTTCAATCTAATGGTTCCTTGTTTATCCTTGCCTGGTTAATTTTGCTTTTCTGTGCAGAGTATAGAGATCTGCCGTCTATATGAACTTGACACCGTAAGTTCAAACATTATGAGGGTATGTCATGATTTATTCATATTGACTATCATTAACTTCTAAGCGGTAGTTACTCTCTTAAGAACAATAATAAAGTTACTCTGATGTGATGTCCCTGTAATTCTTGTGATTATTCCGAACATACAAGTGCTTCAGTTTCACCTTgtgtttcatatttttcattaGATTGCTGGTGTGCATCACTGGAAACATGGGAGAAAAGGCTCTGGTGTTTTCTGGCTGCAGCAAGCTCGTGATGAATTCCGTTTAAACAGAATTGCCAAACATTTATTTGATTTCGTTGGGAAGTCGACTTCTGATGAAGGATTCAAGGTTGGTATTACTTGGTTACAGTGGTTGAGTGCCTTATATATTTTCTTAGTACTTGTACAACTGTGTTAACTTCTGTCTGTAACAATACATGTTTATACCCATTTCTCTAAATTGCAATTTTTCGCAGGTTATGTTGCTTGAGTGTGttccttattatttcttttctccAAAAGGAATACATTCTTTAGACTGTTGGTTTGGTAGATGGTTCAACTGTTTTAATTACTTCACAGGCATTTTATGTATCCACGTTTTTCCCAATTATCCAAGTATGTGCGTTATGAAGAACATGCTATCTGATGGGCTAGATATAAGTCTAGAAGAAATTTAGAACctcccactatgtgggaatacactaggtttgttgttgttgtttgagtTGTTGACAGTAGtgactttattttgttttatataataaagttatgatttgTTTTTAGATGAGGAATGCATACACTATGCAATCATGGTCTTTTCTCTAAGACAGTTGAAAAAGTATTCGTTGTATATTGAAAGAGAAAACGATCAAAATGGTCCTTAATGTATGGAGAAAGTGGTCATTTTGGTCCTTATATACATGAACTTGAGATAGTCCTTAGTGTATGTATGAAGGACTAAAATTATCATTTTCTCTATATTGAATTGCACTTACATTAGTCTTTTCTTGTTTGCATACTATAATTAGTTCTTTACACTAAATTCATCAACATGCTTATCTTGTCATCTCACGTTATGGGAATAcgctaggtatgttgttgttgttatatgctTATCTTGTCAttctactttgtgggaatacactgggtatgttgttgttgtatgcttATCTTGTCATAGTTGACTTCATTTTAAGTCTATGAGCCCTTTTATGGATGAGCAACTTACGAGTTTGGTTGGTTTGGGCTTTATTAGCACTTAGAATGTTTACCAAACGTCACTTAGAATGTTTACCAAACGCTTAGATAAGGTAGCAAGTGCTTATCAACCAGTTTGGCCAGCTTATAATTTTAGCCAACCACCCTCTTTGTCTGCCACCTCACCAGATCAACTATTTATATCCGTGATTCAGAAATGGTCAGTACATGTATGACCTTCTACCTATGTTTCTGTTGGTTCATGGCGCTCTCTATCATTTATTTGGCTTTCTGTGGCTTTTGGGGGTTCTGAGGATGTCATGTTCAACATGAATGGTTGGTACTTTTTTGGGTCTCGGTCAAGTAAATTCTCTTGATATAGAAgagatattaattatttttattaatatggagcggagtgttggccagttaagaactcccacatccaaaaaatgaaggtggcagaaatgcggatgttgcgctggatgtatgggctgactagaggggatagagttcggaatgagactatccgggagaaggttggtgtgacttcagtggagtgcaagatgcgggaagcccgtttgagatggttcgaacacgtgaagaggagggacatggatgccccggtccgtaggtgtgagaggctagcgttggatggttttaggcggggtaggggtaggccgaagaagtactggggtgaggtgattaggcgggacatggagcagttacagctcaccgaggacatgaccctagataggaaggtctggaggacgcgaattagggcagaggactagggccagtttgggtcgctagtgtagggaattacttggtgggggtttattcctgttatgattccgtgttccgtgttccatgttttattacgaatctgtgtgctttcctctgctttcctctgttttatattacttatgggtgccgtatttatgttatgtaatctgcttctgtgctttactatgtgtttgtgtggtatctcgtgccttgagccgggggtctatcggaaacagcctttctacttctttagaggtagaggtatggactgcgtacatcttaccccaccagaccccactaggtgggaatacactgggattgttgttgttgttgttatatgacAAACATGTGTACTCCACGTGCAGACGTATGGATGGTGGTGGGCAATCTTGACCAGGTGCTTGATTAAGGAGATTAAGCAATGTGGGAAGTGGACGGTGAAGCCCTTGAATATTAACCAGCTGTGATTCTTATAATGTTAGTAACCTCAAAAGTGGAAGTCCAATCTTGCTAAGCTTGTATTTCTCAGGATCTGGGTTAAAGTGAATCCAGCCTcagcaaaaagaagaaaagagaaacagTAAAGCAGAAGGAAGATAGCCAAAGATGGCTTGTTGATTTAGTTTATTTGGTAGAATTGGTTCACCACTTAGAGTTCTCTATTTTGATTATCATGAATCTGATTGCTCTGTAAGATATTTGTTCCAAGTCAAAGTCTAGTAGTTTGACTCTGAAGCGACATCGCTTTCTTATAGAAATAGGTGGCTTTTTCTCTTTGGTCATTTTACTTTTCTTTCGCTGCAGCAATGGGAAGGTCTCATAGAGTTGCTGGGTTCTGAGTCTAGAACTGCTGGCGGTCTTGAGTTTCTGAAGAAGTAATTGCTTAATACTTACTTTGAATTAGTGGATGTCACCTTTGAAAACGGTGTCGGAGCATTTCAAATATttgaattgttgttgttgttgttgtattattcaGGTACAGGGACTTTAGGAGATCTCTACTGCAGGGTCACGGTGATATGCTCACTGATGCTGCTCGTAGTGCAGCTGAAGCTCTCGTCTCTGTATGTCTGACACCTCTTATAATAATGAAGATTTAACATTTGAGTGATGTAAAATTTCATTTTGCGGATGTATAAGATTTTGCATTCGGTATCGAGGCCTTGTTGATTTATAAGATTTACACTTAAGCAGCTATCTTAAGAAACTGAATAAATTAACATAAGATTTGTTAATGAAACCTAGCAGCCCGAATGTTCATGTAGGTTGGATTGAAATAGTTGTTTGGATATGAGGTGTGCTATCTCTATTACCTTTGAAACAAAGCCTTCTGTTTTGCCTCTGAGTCAATTTATTTTGTTTCTACTCTGCAGCTCATGAAAAATCCTTCCACGCCACAAGATTTTTGGTTACCTCTTCTATATGATTCAGTGAGTACCTCTCTGATTATTGCATTTAGTTCTTTGCTCAACTTGCCTGAttaattctctttttcttttctcagtCATAGTACCAAGTAGGTCATAGAAATGCAAGGTAGGAAGCTCCAGTACTAAAAGATATAAGATTCAATATCCCATCTTTGTGCAGATGTTTGGTCAAGCAATTCTTGTGATTGTTGTAAATTGTTGGCTTCTAAAggcaattaaaaaaaattgacatgaAAGAAGATGATGTTTATGAGTGGGATCTAGATTGCTAGTAAATATTCCAAGGTGTAGTTACTCTTTTCTGTTGTTTTGTTTTCAGTTATGAGTTTGATGTAGCTTCttgtttcttttccttttcagTTATGAGTTTGATGTAGcttcttatttcttttcctttttagttttgaataatgCTTCATTGCGGTTCTATATTAGTTTGCTCTTGCTCCGCTTAGGTGCTAAATTCTTCCtcaagtaaaaaaagaaaagagaatctAGTCGTTGGTATCACTTCTACCATTTGATTGCGTAGATAATACCCCTATTCTTTGGCCTTAATACATGAATCTTAGTTCCTATCAAATTGGAACTGATTTATTATGCGTGAAATTTGTTCTGAAGTCTTTCAAACGACAGTCTACCAGTGGGTTAGAAAATGGGTACGTGGGGTGATGGGGGAGGGTTGGCAATCTACTTATTTAATTCAGGCTGAAAGGTTCACCATGCTTTCAGATTTATATGTTTATTAATAGCTGGTGCATGTTTCATCTTTGACCTCATTCCCCTTCTTTTTCTTCCTGCGCAGTTGAAATTGTTGATGTGGCAAGAGCGGCCGTTGATTAATGTTTCTCAAACTCAGCTTCTCTTGAATAAACTGCAAGAGTTGTCCATGGCAAGATTGAGACCAGATTTTGTTGAGGCTGACTTGCCATCTGATGCCTTAAGTTCTGTCAGGCTGGCACTTGCCACTAACCTGGGTCGTGCAATCCTCGAAGAGTGACTTTGTTACCCCAGTTTTCTTGCTTGAGAGGTGACTAGTTGCATCTTTCCGACATGCCTAAAGTGTTACATTAGTCCCCTTGTTCCTCTTTAGTAGTCTGTTTCGGGAGTGCGGTTAACTTTTGAAAATGGTACATAAGCTCACCATTTCTTGCTGCAGAAAACGGAATCTGCACCACCTGTTTTGTTATTTGTTTCCTTGATGTGTTTAACTTGAAAAGCTGCGACTGAATAATGAATGATCTGCCCCTCTCCGAGCCAGCTAATCTTCGGAAGCATTGGATGAGAATGTAGCTCTCGACAAGAGTGGAACTATAAGAATAAGGTTTCTTGTGCTGTTCCTACTTGGAGAtccttttaattaatttttctttttggaagGGGGAGGGGGTTGTTTACCCCTCCCCTACTATGTATATGCCTTTGTAAAGGACGACAAAAACCCCTGCCGTTGCCTGGTTAAAGTGTTGAGATGGCTGTGATAGAACTCTCTAAAAAATTGATGTTATTGTTCCTGTTTGAGCTACTATTTATAAGATCAAGGAAACTGCAACATATCGATGAAGGATGCAATAGTTTGCCTTAAATATTCGGATGGcaattgattttcaacccacatcTGCGCCTAGAATGGGACCATATATCATCTAATTTAGAGGGTTGGCTAATCATAATTAATCATTTTCTGTACTCTGTCAGCGTCATCTTTAAGaccacaagggtattttggtacatttaatGCATATTTAGTTTATGACCATGGGATTTAAGtcgtctttattttctttcttaaatcttttgtcaattcaaaaatagataaacaaatgaaatggagggagtaattgtTATGGCCATTCTGTATGTGTTGTCAATATCCTGAAGTTTCATTTGACCGTGGTGTTGACACAACAATTCGAACCTAAAATCCTGCGTAACTTCACTGTTCATATAGTATTTTGTTGGACGCCAAGTAAAAAAAAGGTCACCATATCCTAACTTCTTTTGGTAGTAACCATATAACTAACAGGATATTGGGTTGGTGGTGTTAAATAATACATGCAGTATATTGGGCAGGATCTTATGTACAATTATTAAATGCAAGGAAGAATATGAAATAAGAATGTGTATTAACATAGAAATTAAACTGTTTACAACGCTTTAAGGTCAAATAAGCTTGGTCGTTCTCATTGATCATGTCATTTAATTAACTTCATTTCAAGAGACGAAATTATTTGAAGGCAAAAGTTCCCGTTTACGGTAAGTGGTTCATTTATAACCATTTGATTTAAGGTTATTTAGTATAACTAGTCTTATCTTATGCGCCCACACATGTATCTTGCTTTAAGGAGTTCAGTTTACAAAATCACTTcgatatgataaaaaaaaaaaatcttgaattaagaaataaattaattaatttatgaaatatgaaaaaCACTTCAAGATAAAACTAATATATTCATACAAACCAAATAAAAgacacgatatatatatatatatatatatatatatatatatatagaattcaTGTGTGtacattatattattaagtacaaATTTTAAATAACTGGTATAAATTATTAACCTTATTTACGGTAAATCTGAAACTTTAATTTATTGGGTTTAGTATTAGACCAAATTGAATTGTATTAAAATATAGtcaatttaggcaaattttgatGGTTGTTTGTTTAGGAtttctatttaaatatatatatatatatttttaaaataataatttttagacTAAATCTAtagttattttgggttgtaaaaattattttctatataaggtaaaatttcaCTTTCTTACCTAAATCAATaagaactttaattaatttcaaattctttaatatttgatataataagtaataataattatttaagaaaaaatggtGAAAGACAATTGTGTTTACTGCAAAATCatttaatgaatgacaaaaaacttgaatcacttttctaagagtagTGTACGTACTTTGCACGTGTGTCTCTCGTCAATCAAAAAGTTCATCATATTTATATAGCTTGTACCAATCAATCAAAAGAACctattattgaaaataataataatatgttagATCTCATAGTTTATTTACAAGTGAAACAGTtgcatataattaaattttaaaattaaatttatatagaATCAAAATGACTAACCAATTTCTTGTGACGGAATGTAATGGTCCA contains:
- the LOC107838971 gene encoding nuclear pore complex protein NUP85 isoform X3 translates to MPGLTSKLDDLAMVPVSSETYNQPAVIYPLRHGVESPIHRLSISWACGNTLRVSVFQKPQSETAVGDGEAGGRVVEVQLSNSGNEEVDAARWRRKAYSSVTPFALLQSRKHSLSAASKMSLDTTPYKEEWWEHVTEYSKEISSLLSDRKLSPRSIIEDPKLIVTEIAEPMCLKAAWELFEIFYIDKHSQSWIPERLQDWLADYTSLFSGTLPTIHSKLVDFQQELVVVQVVEEDPNYWDAMSSALAVGWLETVVKLLRLHGSYQFDQLSSRETENGLVEAVAVLISKMPRMRPSLREENLGECYKTKPDFMKAWEKWRTQISKLDCSSYWLQCDHQQTREGLKNLIQIMLGNPTVLSNATFNWMELFISHFLYIKPFTAGLESMHNSAQKCMQLKPVSSPHKLFGLILGILGENTEVVLAECSRSFGPWMMAHAVELLTAGSTHADILLHEERSKLGGVSIEELHRLVYAQVLSSHALTWQIAPIYLTSCIKQGIGLLENLLYKQPVQHSQILLKSIEICRLYELDTVSSNIMRIAGVHHWKHGRKGSGVFWLQQARDEFRLNRIAKHLFDFVGKSTSDEGFKTYGWWWAILTRCLIKEIKQCGKWTVKPLNINQL
- the LOC107838971 gene encoding nuclear pore complex protein NUP85 isoform X2, with amino-acid sequence MPGLTSKLDDLAMVPVSSETYNQPAVIYPLRHGVESPIHRLSISWACGNTLRVSVFQKPQSETAVGDGEAGGRVVEVQLSNSGNEEVDAARWRRKAYSSVTPFALLQSRKHSLSAASKMSLDTTPYKEEWWEHVTEYSKEISSLLSDRKLSPRSIIEDPKLIVTEIAEPMCLKAAWELFEIFYIDKHSQSWIPERLQDWLADYTSLFSGTLPTIHSKLVDFQQELVVVQVVEEDPNYWDAMSSALAVGWLETVVKLLRLHGSYQFDQLSSRETENGLVEAVAVLISKMPRMRPSLREENLGECYKTKPDFMKAWEKWRTQISKLDCSSYWLQCDHQQTREGLKNLIQIMLGNPTVLSNATFNWMELFISHFLYIKPFTAGLESMHNSAQKCMQLKPVSSPHKLFGLILGILGENTEVVLAECSRSFGPWMMAHAVELLTAGSTHADILLHEERSKLGGVSIEELHRLVYAQVLSSHALTWQIAPIYLTSCIKQGIGLLENLLYKQPVQHSQILLKSIEICRLYELDTIAGVHHWKHGRKGSGVFWLQQARDEFRLNRIAKHLFDFVGKSTSDEGFKQWEGLIELLGSESRTAGGLEFLKKYRDFRRSLLQGHGDMLTDAARSAAEALVSLMKNPSTPQDFWLPLLYDSLKLLMWQERPLINVSQTQLLLNKLQELSMARLRPDFVEADLPSDALSSVRLALATNLGRAILEE
- the LOC107838971 gene encoding nuclear pore complex protein NUP85 isoform X1, with protein sequence MPGLTSKLDDLAMVPVSSETYNQPAVIYPLRHGVESPIHRLSISWACGNTLRVSVFQKPQSETAVGDGEAGGRVVEVQLSNSGNEEVDAARWRRKAYSSVTPFALLQSRKHSLSAASKMSLDTTPYKEEWWEHVTEYSKEISSLLSDRKLSPRSIIEDPKLIVTEIAEPMCLKAAWELFEIFYIDKHSQSWIPERLQDWLADYTSLFSGTLPTIHSKLVDFQQELVVVQVVEEDPNYWDAMSSALAVGWLETVVKLLRLHGSYQFDQLSSRETENGLVEAVAVLISKMPRMRPSLREENLGECYKTKPDFMKAWEKWRTQISKLDCSSYWLQCDHQQTREGLKNLIQIMLGNPTVLSNATFNWMELFISHFLYIKPFTAGLESMHNSAQKCMQLKPVSSPHKLFGLILGILGENTEVVLAECSRSFGPWMMAHAVELLTAGSTHADILLHEERSKLGGVSIEELHRLVYAQVLSSHALTWQIAPIYLTSCIKQGIGLLENLLYKQPVQHSQILLKSIEICRLYELDTVSSNIMRIAGVHHWKHGRKGSGVFWLQQARDEFRLNRIAKHLFDFVGKSTSDEGFKQWEGLIELLGSESRTAGGLEFLKKYRDFRRSLLQGHGDMLTDAARSAAEALVSLMKNPSTPQDFWLPLLYDSLKLLMWQERPLINVSQTQLLLNKLQELSMARLRPDFVEADLPSDALSSVRLALATNLGRAILEE
- the LOC107838971 gene encoding nuclear pore complex protein NUP85 isoform X4, with amino-acid sequence MPGLTSKLDDLAMVPVSSETYNQPAVIYPLRHGVESPIHRLSISWACGNTLRVSVFQKPQSETAVGDGEAGGRVVEVQLSNSGNEEVDAARWRRKAYSSVTPFALLQSRKHSLSAASKMSLDTTPYKEEWWEHVTEYSKEISSLLSDRKLSPRSIIEDPKLIVTEIAEPMCLKAAWELFEIFYIDKHSQSWIPERLQDWLADYTSLFSGTLPTIHSKLVDFQQELVVVQVVEEDPNYWDAMSSALAVGWLETVVKLLRLHGSYQFDQLSSRETENGLVEAVAVLISKMPRMRPSLREENLGECYKTKPDFMKAWEKWRTQISKLDCSSYWLQCDHQQTREGLKNLIQIMLGNPTVLSNATFNWMELFISHFLYIKPFTAGLESMHNSAQKCMQLKPVSSPHKLFGLILGILGENTEVVLAECSRSFGPWMMAHAVELLTAGSTHADILLHEERSKLGGVSIEELHRLVYAQVLSSHALTWQIAPIYLTSCIKQGIGLLENLLYKQPVQHSQILLKSIEICRLYELDTVSSNIMRIAGVHHWKHGRKGSGVFWLQQARDEFRLNRIAKHLFDFVGKSTSDEGFKTYGWWWAILTRCLIKEIKQCGKWTDLG